In the genome of Paenibacillus sp. FSL R5-0766, one region contains:
- a CDS encoding 3-oxoacyl-[acyl-carrier-protein] synthase III C-terminal domain-containing protein, whose translation MAGIRIVDIDLYHPATKVHNDFYIEHFDARGVDIRGLLQALGRDTRYKIDNDDENSLSMAFEAASNLLEKTGLTGADIDLIAYASQTPEYIFPTNSLMIHRLINGASHTICIDSNANCAGMTAAFEQVSRQMLGNPRIRRALIIGSDYVAPHASPDDPVYFANFGDAAAAVIVERDEHAVGFIDSIYQTDTCVYGNSLFPAEGLAKLGKTGVDAGAFHVKFIPFDDSICVDAASESIRTLLTRNEIRPDEIRAACFSQLSISNIRAVSENVGIGDDIAVYIGDEFGYTSTSSPFIALHRAVTTGQIQRGDKVLFWTVGAGWQNVAMVVEY comes from the coding sequence ATGGCCGGAATTCGTATTGTAGATATCGATCTCTATCATCCAGCAACCAAGGTGCACAATGATTTTTATATTGAACATTTTGATGCAAGAGGTGTAGATATTCGTGGATTATTACAGGCACTTGGTCGTGATACACGTTATAAAATTGACAACGATGACGAAAATTCACTAAGCATGGCCTTTGAGGCAGCCAGTAACCTACTGGAGAAAACCGGACTCACCGGTGCAGATATTGATCTGATTGCTTATGCAAGCCAAACGCCAGAATACATCTTTCCTACGAATTCCCTGATGATTCACCGCCTGATTAACGGCGCTTCTCACACGATCTGTATTGACAGCAACGCCAACTGCGCGGGTATGACTGCTGCTTTCGAACAAGTTAGCCGACAGATGCTGGGCAATCCTCGAATTCGCAGGGCATTAATCATCGGCTCCGATTACGTGGCTCCTCACGCCAGTCCCGATGATCCCGTTTACTTCGCCAATTTCGGTGATGCAGCAGCAGCGGTTATTGTAGAGCGGGATGAACATGCTGTCGGTTTCATTGATTCCATCTATCAGACGGATACCTGCGTGTATGGTAATTCTCTTTTTCCTGCAGAAGGCTTGGCGAAGCTGGGCAAAACGGGTGTAGATGCGGGTGCCTTTCATGTGAAATTCATCCCATTTGATGATTCCATCTGTGTGGATGCCGCTTCCGAGTCCATTCGTACCTTGCTGACACGTAACGAGATTAGACCAGACGAGATCAGAGCTGCCTGCTTCTCCCAACTATCCATTAGTAACATTCGGGCTGTATCCGAGAATGTCGGCATTGGTGACGATATTGCCGTCTATATCGGAGATGAGTTCGGATATACCTCAACCAGCAGTCCATTCATCGCATTACATCGAGCGGTTACAACCGGTCAGATTCAGCGTGGTGACAAAGTTCTGTTCTGGACCGTTGGAGCCGGGTGGCAAAATGTTGCCATGGTGGTTGAATATTAG
- a CDS encoding carboxymuconolactone decarboxylase family protein, with protein MSEHVAQGLDRFAKLSGEYGARALAPIKEHFPELSEFIMGTAYGDIFQRTTITDQWKEVAIISSLITQGQYEQLGVHYTMALSVGVTVDQLKGILLHLAPCVGAPRIISAFNILLATLDEIQ; from the coding sequence ATGAGTGAACATGTTGCCCAGGGACTGGACCGTTTTGCTAAACTTTCTGGTGAGTACGGCGCAAGAGCTCTCGCACCCATCAAAGAACATTTTCCCGAATTGTCGGAATTTATTATGGGGACGGCGTACGGGGATATTTTTCAGCGCACCACGATTACGGATCAATGGAAGGAAGTTGCTATCATCTCTTCGTTGATTACCCAAGGCCAGTATGAACAATTAGGGGTACATTACACGATGGCTCTAAGCGTGGGAGTGACGGTGGATCAACTCAAGGGAATATTGCTACATCTGGCACCATGTGTGGGTGCTCCACGCATTATTAGTGCATTTAATATTTTGCTTGCCACTCTAGACGAAATACAGTAA
- a CDS encoding thiamine pyrophosphate-binding protein, which translates to MRTVADYLAETLRNLGVTHVFGIIGKSICPAVLKMVDYGLEFIPGRHESSSGFAASGYALQTGKLGVAFATSGPGGTNLLTAAAHAKANNLPVLFITGHQSIQELGLPQCQDSSSYLADLAEMFRPATLFSKLVERGDHFSTLLNHALSIALGPNKGPVHLCIPFDVQTDLLSQCRIVIPEPEPLLSVSNLNRIFPLIQQSNRPLIIAGKGVSRARAHDELLQLAESFNIPVITTPGGKGAIAWDHPLYHGPCGVGGFPHADDMLNQSDLYIVLGSRLSDMTLCNLKPENHPAHLIQFDTDPTFVGKILSAQTLHITGDLKDNLQYLLGTLEDLPTPVRTTAPIDYTVPLPDLPQLSLASVLDGMSDLLPYDHKLFVDDGSHGFHAVQRYKVKKPGSFVFDAYFACMGNAIGMAIGAKAASPEETVVCITGDGCFMMLGTEINTAVCNNLNVIFIVVNNKQLDMALKGMEKTTGRIDGTLYEVPMDAFKFAESLGAVAFRAETLAEFSSALNTAQTLNQVTVIELLTDRDEIPPTAHRTVNLN; encoded by the coding sequence ATGAGAACAGTTGCGGACTATTTGGCAGAAACTCTGCGTAATCTAGGCGTTACTCATGTCTTTGGTATTATTGGTAAATCCATCTGCCCTGCTGTACTGAAAATGGTGGATTACGGATTAGAGTTCATTCCAGGCCGTCATGAATCCAGCTCAGGTTTTGCCGCATCCGGTTATGCATTACAGACGGGTAAACTCGGCGTTGCCTTTGCCACATCCGGTCCAGGCGGAACCAATCTGCTTACTGCAGCAGCACATGCAAAGGCCAACAATCTGCCTGTACTGTTTATTACGGGTCATCAATCCATCCAGGAACTGGGGTTACCTCAGTGCCAGGATTCCTCTTCCTATCTGGCTGATCTGGCCGAGATGTTCCGGCCTGCCACATTATTCAGCAAACTCGTTGAGCGTGGAGATCACTTCAGCACACTGCTGAATCATGCCCTTTCCATTGCACTCGGCCCTAATAAAGGCCCTGTTCACCTCTGTATTCCTTTTGACGTACAGACCGATTTGTTATCCCAATGCCGGATTGTCATTCCCGAACCGGAACCTCTGCTTAGCGTATCTAATCTGAATCGCATTTTTCCTCTCATTCAACAATCCAACCGCCCTTTAATTATTGCTGGTAAAGGTGTAAGTCGCGCCAGAGCCCATGATGAATTGCTTCAATTGGCCGAATCGTTCAACATTCCCGTCATTACTACGCCTGGTGGAAAAGGAGCGATTGCGTGGGACCATCCCCTGTACCATGGACCTTGTGGTGTTGGAGGTTTCCCACATGCAGACGACATGTTGAACCAAAGTGACCTTTATATTGTACTCGGTTCACGTCTGAGTGATATGACCCTATGCAACCTGAAACCTGAGAACCACCCGGCACACCTCATTCAATTTGATACTGATCCTACATTTGTGGGTAAGATTCTGAGCGCTCAAACCTTACATATCACCGGTGATTTGAAGGACAACCTGCAATATTTGCTGGGTACATTAGAAGACCTCCCTACTCCTGTGAGAACCACGGCACCCATCGATTACACTGTCCCTTTACCAGATCTCCCCCAACTGTCTCTGGCTTCTGTGTTAGACGGAATGAGTGATCTGCTTCCGTACGATCATAAGCTGTTTGTTGATGATGGCAGCCATGGATTTCATGCGGTTCAGCGATATAAAGTCAAGAAACCAGGCAGCTTTGTGTTTGACGCTTACTTTGCCTGCATGGGGAACGCCATTGGTATGGCGATAGGTGCAAAGGCCGCTTCACCTGAAGAGACCGTTGTATGTATCACCGGGGATGGATGTTTCATGATGCTGGGGACGGAGATCAATACCGCGGTATGCAACAATCTGAACGTCATTTTCATTGTCGTTAACAACAAACAACTGGACATGGCTCTCAAAGGAATGGAAAAAACAACAGGCAGAATTGATGGCACATTATATGAAGTTCCTATGGATGCCTTCAAATTTGCCGAATCTCTCGGTGCGGTTGCGTTTCGAGCAGAAACTCTTGCTGAATTCTCATCTGCGCTGAACACAGCCCAGACGTTGAATCAGGTAACTGTTATTGAGCTTCTGACTGATCGAGATGAAATTCCACCCACGGCTCACCGCACCGTAAATTTGAATTAG